A part of Olleya sp. Bg11-27 genomic DNA contains:
- the recR gene encoding recombination mediator RecR, whose translation MEFSSKLLENAVNEISQLPGIGKRTALRLALHLLRQPKEHTHGLSQALNTMVNDLKLCASCNNISDNELCDICSNPLRKADVICVVEDIRDVMAIENTASHKGLYHVLGGKISPMDGIGPHDLNITSLVEKVKLGHIKELIFALSPTMEGDTTNFYIYKQIKAFSIETSTIARGISVGDELEYADEITLGRSILNRIPFESSLKL comes from the coding sequence ATGGAATTTTCTTCAAAACTTCTTGAAAACGCAGTAAATGAAATCTCGCAATTGCCAGGTATTGGTAAGCGTACAGCTTTGCGTTTAGCCTTGCATTTATTACGTCAACCTAAGGAACATACCCATGGTTTAAGTCAGGCCTTGAATACTATGGTTAACGATTTAAAACTCTGCGCTTCCTGTAATAATATTAGTGATAACGAGTTGTGTGATATTTGCTCAAATCCATTGCGTAAAGCAGATGTTATTTGCGTAGTCGAAGATATTAGAGATGTTATGGCTATAGAAAACACGGCATCACATAAAGGATTATACCATGTTTTAGGAGGTAAAATATCGCCAATGGATGGTATTGGACCACACGACTTAAATATTACGAGTTTAGTTGAAAAAGTAAAATTAGGACATATTAAAGAGCTGATTTTTGCTTTAAGTCCAACGATGGAAGGCGACACGACTAACTTTTATATCTATAAACAAATTAAAGCGTTTAGTATCGAAACGTCTACTATAGCCAGAGGAATTTCGGTTGGAGATGAATTGGAGTATGCGGATGAAATTACTTTAGGACGTAGTATATTAAATAGAATTCCATTTGAATCTTCATTAAAATTATAA
- a CDS encoding glycosyltransferase family 2 protein, producing MKLSIIILNYNVRYFLELCLQSVEAAITNLEAEVIVVDNNSKDGSCAMIKDKFPNVILIENTTNFGFSKGNNIGVARAKGEYLCILNPDTVVPEDCFQELFEFSKIKNDLGLFACRLVDGKGAFLPESKRQIPTPGVAIKKVFGFDKSYYVSDLKLNSTGIVPILVGAFMMVKKEVYQNVGGFDEDYFMYGEDIDLSYKIVKSGFDNMYYGPIKVIHFKGESTLKNKEYATRFYGAMQVFYKKHFKRNLAFDTIVWLGVNVAKHFNNSAFAEKQPVLNYTLVSDKSYPDLENKLPNTLHQVSEVSKIEANTQVVLDANYLSFKTIIDTVINSEKNKNISFRILPKNSNFMVGSDSSKSRGEVLHFKALVK from the coding sequence ATGAAGCTCTCTATTATTATCTTAAATTACAATGTGCGCTATTTTTTAGAGTTGTGCTTGCAGAGTGTAGAAGCTGCAATTACAAATCTAGAAGCGGAGGTTATTGTGGTGGATAACAACTCTAAAGATGGTAGTTGTGCCATGATAAAGGATAAATTCCCGAATGTAATATTGATTGAAAATACAACTAATTTTGGGTTTTCAAAAGGTAATAATATTGGTGTGGCTCGTGCAAAAGGGGAGTATCTATGTATACTCAATCCTGATACTGTAGTGCCAGAAGATTGTTTTCAAGAGCTATTCGAGTTTTCTAAAATTAAAAATGATTTAGGGCTCTTTGCTTGTCGATTAGTCGATGGTAAAGGTGCTTTTTTACCTGAAAGTAAACGACAAATTCCGACACCAGGAGTCGCTATTAAAAAGGTCTTTGGTTTTGATAAATCGTATTATGTGTCGGATTTAAAATTAAATTCTACTGGTATTGTTCCTATTTTGGTCGGTGCTTTTATGATGGTTAAAAAAGAGGTATACCAAAACGTTGGTGGATTTGACGAAGACTATTTTATGTATGGAGAAGATATTGATTTATCCTATAAAATTGTAAAATCCGGATTTGATAATATGTATTACGGTCCCATAAAAGTGATTCATTTTAAAGGAGAAAGTACATTAAAAAATAAGGAGTATGCTACTAGGTTTTATGGAGCGATGCAGGTTTTTTACAAAAAGCATTTTAAACGTAATCTAGCCTTTGATACCATAGTTTGGTTAGGTGTTAACGTTGCTAAGCATTTTAATAATAGCGCTTTCGCGGAAAAGCAGCCTGTTTTAAACTATACGTTAGTTTCAGATAAAAGCTATCCAGATCTAGAAAATAAATTACCCAATACATTACATCAGGTTTCAGAAGTATCAAAAATTGAAGCAAATACTCAGGTTGTTTTAGATGCTAACTATTTAAGTTTCAAAACAATTATTGATACTGTAATAAATTCTGAAAAAAATAAAAATATTAGCTTTAGAATTCTTCCAAAAAACTCTAATTTTATGGTCGGAAGTGATTCGTCAAAAAGTAGAGGCGAAGTGCTTCACTTTAAAGCGCTTGTAAAATGA